GTTTTTCGACAAGTAGAGACCTCCTGACAGCAGGTTTCTATAGGTACTGCCACCTGCACCATTTAGCTTCAAGCATATCCAGAACAATATACAGAATCAGGCCAAGAAAGCTCATCCCGATAATACCGGCAAACATTTGGCTGTACGCAGCCATGCTCCAGGCATCCATGATAAAATAGCCCAGCCCCTCTGTAGTTGCAAATGATTCCACAAAAAACAGGACTGCAATTGCCGTGCCCAGGCTTATCCGCAGTGAAGTCAGTATCTTGGGCAGACATGCCGGCCATACAACATGGTAATAAATCTGCCACTTAGCAGCCCCCAGGGAGGTCATGGAATGGATATTCTGCACCGGTACTCCCTTTGAGGCATCCCTGGTAGTAACCAGAATCTGAAAAAACACAATCAGCCCAATCATGAAAATCTTGGGTAAATTACCCAGCCCCATAAGCAGAAATACTACCGGTAAAAAGACAATTTTGGGAATCGGATAAATAAGATAAACCACCGGCGCAATATACCTGTCCAGTTTTTCTTCCCGTCCCAGAAGCAGTCCCAAGGGAACAGCAAGGAGCATAGCAGTGATAATACTGATGACAACCCTAAAAGCGCTGATATAAAAATGCTTCCAGAGAGTCCCGCTGAAAATCATAAAAAATTCACTCATGGCCTCCAAAGGGGTAGGCAGGATGTTGTTCTTCACGTATATTGCAAGTAAATACCAGAAAACCATGATAACCAGTGTAGCAGCAAATATTTCTATTGTTTTCTTCCAAAGGGAAATTCTTTTCATTATTCTACTACCCCCAAAAGCCGCCGCAGCTTGGAACATAATTGGTGAAACTCCTGCTGCTGCCTGAACCCCGGCATTCCCATCATGGGGTTTGGGATCATCTCCTTAATCATACCGGGACGGTCTGACATGACACAGATTTTTTTTCCCAGAAACACAGCCTCTTCGATGCTGTGGGTTACCAGAACAAGGGTTAATTTATGCTCCCTCCAGATATCCAGAATAAAATGCTGCAAAGTCTCCCTGGTGAGAGCATCAAGTGATGACAGTGGTTCATCCATCAACAGAATTTTGGGTTTTAAAGCCAGAGACCTGGCTATCCCCACCCTTTGCCTCTGACCGCCGCTGAGCTGGGCCGGATAGCTGCTCATAAAATCGGCCAGGCCAAGCTTCTGGAGGATCGGAATTATTATATCCTGCTGTTCTTTTCTGTTATATCCTTTTACCTTTAACCCCAGGCCGGCATTCTCATAGACAGTCTTCCATGGAAACAGCCCGTAATCCTGAAGGATCAAGGCAGTTTCAGACCCGGGACCATCAGGTTCACAGCCATCAATTACCACCCGGCCGGAAGTTGGTTTTAAGAGCCCGGCAATGATAAAAAGAAGGGTGCTCTTACCACATCCCGATGGCCCGATAATTGACATGCTCTCCCCTTTTGCAAGGTTAAAGGTGACATCTTTAAGGGCATCTACCTGATTTTCGGCCTGGTTATAAGTGAGGGAAAGCTCATAAGTATTAATCATCTGCATATCTTCCTTTAGTTTCTGAACACTATATCAGGGATTCGTCAACAAGTTCCTCATAGGTATATGGTTCTTTCAAAAGCTCTTTTTCTACCATCCAATCTACCACACTGAGCACATCTTCACGGGCCGGAACCTGAGGAGAAGAAAATGTAGGCGCTTTATAAGTATCCTTGACAGGTTCAGGTATTTTAGCCTTATCTATCAGCAGAGATCTGTATTTTTCAGGGTTCTGAGTTAGATCCTGCCCTGCGTCGCCATAAATCTGAATCAGCTTCCTGATGGCTTCCTTTTTGGTGTCAACAGATTCTTTACGGAACAGCAGCACAACCTGGGAAACGTTAATCCCGGAAAGGGTATCATCCAAAATCACTTTGGCGCCCTGTTTTTCAGCCAGTGAAGCCAGCGGGTCCGGAAGCAGGGCTGCCTTTACCTGGTTGTTTGACAGCATTTGAACCCTGATAGGCATTTTGGGAATACTTATTTTTTTTATCTGGTCCTTTGCCAGTCCCTCGTTAGCCAGCAATTTATCAGTAACATATTCAATAATGGTGTTTTCTGAGATCGCTATTTCAACTCCGGCCAGGTCTTGAGGACTCTTAAAGTCTGAATCCGGCGAACCCAGCAGGGCAAATCTTCCTTCTTCAGGGGTCACCCCAAGGGTTAGCGAACTTATCCTGACATCGGTGCCTCCTTTTTTCAGGAGACATGCTGCAATAATATCAGCAGCCTCGCCGTCAATCTGACCTGCCTGCATGGCTGCATCCCGTTCAGCAGCGCTGGGAAAAGGAATAAGTTCTACATTAAGCCCAGCCTGTTTAAATTGGTTCTCGGAATCGGCCACAAACAGGGGCAGATTATCCTCTATGAACAGAACACCTATTTTCAGCGGCTGACTGTCAAGCGATGCGGAATCGGTTTCCTCCGGACCACTGCAGCCTATCGCACTGCCAACCGCCAGAAGCAAAACCGCTCCTAAAATCAATATCTTTTTCACCGGTCTCTCCCCTTTTAACATTTATTTGTAGTTTTACAGCTATTTTTATTGCATCTTAATTTTTCGACAGTTCCGGGCAAATACCCTTTGTCTTTTCGCGAAAAAAATATGAGCGGCTGATGAGTTCACTATTAGAGTATACTCATCTGACCGCCCAAATCACCCTTAGTCGGGTATGGCTAGATTTGAATCCGTATAAAGCTGCACCACTCTTTGTCCTGCCAGCAGCAATGCGCCGGCAGCGGCAACTACCAGAAGTCCGAGCACCAGGCCGTACTCTGTCAAACCCTGACCGCTGTTTTCAGTAACAAGTTTTGCCAATAACTTCATTGTCTCCCACCCTTCATGAAAAGCTTAAACCGGTTCGGAAACACAGTTATGATACCTTCTGTTTAAATATCGTTAATACTTCACTATTACTTTAGCATTCTTGGGTTAATACTTCCCGATGCCAAAAAGCAGGAACATTTTTACATCAAGGCAGGTAATATTAATATTTTGTAGAATTCTGTTAAATATTAAAGAACTTATTGTAGAAAAAGGTGGTAATATGTCAACTGCAGAGGTACTGCTTTCAACTGCAATTATTCCTGAACTAACCGGTATCTTTGAAGCCTCTCCTTCATGTGACTGGGGCGGCGTTCTTCTGGGTGAAATCAGTGAAAAAGACGGCATTGTTACTACCATTGTTTATGGCGCAGTCCCGGCAGCTTACAAAAAGTCTTTTCTGGACGAGTTCCGTACTAATTCCCAAATGTGGAAGGAGTTTTACACAGAACGGGACCGGCATTACCCAGACGCCAAAATAGTTGGCTGGTATTATTATTCACCAGCTTCCGGGCAGCCCCCGAAACAAAATATCGATATTCATAAAACATTCTTTGATACTCCCGGTCAGGTGTTTCTTTTCTTGGACCGTAACGGCACACCCCACTGCTATCAGAAAAGTGAATCCGGAGATAGTTTAATTCCGGTTATATCTTCTGAATTTACCGGACAATACAGCCCGGGGGGAAACTGCGATTCTGCCGGGGACTCAAAACCGGAAGCAACATCCAACCTATGTCTGAAAATTGGGCTGAAAAAAGCCGGCCTGTTTTTGGTTTTTTTTGCAATATGCGTTTTAGGACTTATGTATAAAGACCTTACCAACCCCATTGTTGATAGTTCAAGGGCAACTCCCATACCGCCAGTGGAAACAGCTTCCTCCCCCGCTGACACGGCTCTGGTGTCCCCTTCGGAAGACAAATCCGCAGAGCCCGATATAGATATTCCCGCCATCCTGGTATCGGAAAATACTTCTCAACCGGAACCGATTTATTATATCGTACAAAAAGGCGATTCTCTGTGGGTTATTTCTGAAAAGTTCTACGGAACCGGATTCAAATTCTATAAAATTCTGGAGTCAAACAATATTTTTAATCCCAGAAACCTTTATGCCGGGCAGAAGCTTACTATTCAGCCGGAGTCCAAGGGGAGTGACTTACGGCCTTGACCACTCAGCGAATCCACACACAGCAAATAAAATAACGCCCTAGGGCGTTATTTTATTTGCTGCGTGATTTCACTGTTTTCAAGTCGGCCCTGGCAATGACGCTCGCTAAAACTCCGGTAAAAAACGTGGCAATAATTCCAAAAACAACTGCATCCACCCATGAAAGAAACATCTTATTACCCCTCCCCCAAATAATTTATTTACTATAGACAAATTCTATTTAGGATTTTGCAAGAAATTACACTAATATAAACTTATTCGTTATATTTTTAATGAATTACATCGGTTTATGAGGTTTTTGACCCTCTTTGGCCTCGTGAAAGGTCCGGGCCATACAAAGGTTGCAAATATAAACGGCCTTAGGGTTTTTTTGCATCTTTCTGTAATCAACATGTTCCTCGGTAATGCCCTCTTTTCTCCCACACATCATACACTTGACTTGCATTCCTACCCCCCCTTTAAAGTGGCTCTTTTATTATTAATATATCATAATTATACCAAATTGGATACTTCTACAAGCTGCTCAAAAATCATGATGCGGCTCTTTTTGCACCTGAAGCAATGCTTTGGTAATCTCAGTAATCACCTTTATCCTGGTGTCCATGTATGATGCCAGAAGTTTGGAAAACACTTCACCCTTTTGAGATACATAATACTGTGGAGGGAGGTTGTTCAGCGCAATAGCCATTATATCCAAACGACACTGCTCACATTTGCACAAGCCCTCTTTCTTGTCAAGGACTTCATCAAGCACCTCCCTGACTACTTTCTCTGTGTAGTTATGAAGTTCCAGAATAGCCACACCCCTTCCGACCCAGGATCAGTTTCGGATGAAAAAATTTTCACAACCAAAGAAATACGAATTTAGTCATTAGTTAATTATTCAGCAAATATTTTGAAATTCCTGCAAATTATCTAATGACATTTTGGTAAAATTCACTAAAAACGCCCGCCATTGCCCGGTAACCTGCTTTGCTGGGGTGAACCTCATCATTATAACACCCGTAATTTATCTGCCCCGAAAGGTCTGTCATAGCGGGAGAAAAATCCACAACCAAGACCCCGGACGTTTCCGAGTATTCTGTGAGCCACTGACGATATTTTTGCAGATTATTTTCCAGAAACCTGTCAGAACTTGGAATAGGCAGTCCCAACACCGGTCGAATCTCTTTTTCCCAAGCTCCGGCAGTCATCTGTAAAATACTTCTCTTAAATTCCTCCAGGGAAACTCCGATGCTGGCATCATTAGTTCCCGCCATAATAAATACGTGGCTGGGAACGTTAGAAATAACGTCTCTGGCAAAACGACGCCACAAATCCAGGGCCGTCTCTCCGTTAATACCCTTATTAATCATCGGGGTCCCCAGCGCAGTTTCCGCCAAGGCCACCCACGAGTATTCGGGCCCGTAAGGATAACCCCATGTTATACTGTCACCTAAACATACCATTTTATTGGAGTTCACAATCGTTTTATTGGAGTCCATAATCGTTGCCTTCCTTAATTTCACCAGATTGCCTTTTTTGATCCACACACCATTGGGAAAATTCCCCGATGTCTTTTCGGATTGAATTGAATACAAAAGCTATCACTGTTACATCATCAAGAAACCCTAACCCAAGTAGGAAATCGGGAATCATATCAATCGGGTTTACAAAATAAAGAAGCGCTGCCAGCCCTGTGATTATTGTTTTTAAGGGGACTCTTCTGTACTCTCCCCTTGCCCATGCTCCCACCATTTTTATTAACAAATCCATTTCATCACGGACTTTATCGATTTTCCCCTGTTGTTTCTCAGACTTGATTATCGCCCTGTTAATTATCTCTGTTGTCTTTTTGAGGTCACCGGCAAGATTTGCCGCCTTACGTCTGCTCGCTTCGAAACCGGCGGGCTTTTTCAAAATAACATTCTCCTTTCACCAGGCATACTTCATGCCGCTGCATTTTTCCACAAATGTGGGAAAATATAATTTCCTGAAGTAAAAAAAAAGCCTCAAGCTGACGCTTAAGGCAAACACCTTAAATATATAAGGTGAAGGCGGGCTTTTTGATAAAAACAACCACAGTTTGGTAAAAGTAACCAGTATTTACTGCGTGATTTAATTAATTCTACAATAATCTCTAAATTCCTGCAATACATTATAATTTTTTAAATTACACATAGGAACTTAGCCTTTTTAGGTATTTGGGGCCTGGAAGGCGTAGTTAATGAGTCTTTCAATCAAGTCGGGAAAGCTTATCCCGGCCGCTCTGGCAGCGTCAGGAAAAAGGCTCGTAGCAGTCATTCCAGGGCTTGTATTAATTTCCAGGACATAAGGCTCATTATTTTCACTAAGCAGGAAATCAACTCTGGACAAGCCCCTGCACCCAACAGCACGGT
This DNA window, taken from Phosphitispora fastidiosa, encodes the following:
- a CDS encoding ABC transporter permease, whose product is MKRISLWKKTIEIFAATLVIMVFWYLLAIYVKNNILPTPLEAMSEFFMIFSGTLWKHFYISAFRVVISIITAMLLAVPLGLLLGREEKLDRYIAPVVYLIYPIPKIVFLPVVFLLMGLGNLPKIFMIGLIVFFQILVTTRDASKGVPVQNIHSMTSLGAAKWQIYYHVVWPACLPKILTSLRISLGTAIAVLFFVESFATTEGLGYFIMDAWSMAAYSQMFAGIIGMSFLGLILYIVLDMLEAKWCRWQYL
- a CDS encoding LysM peptidoglycan-binding domain-containing protein; translation: MSTAEVLLSTAIIPELTGIFEASPSCDWGGVLLGEISEKDGIVTTIVYGAVPAAYKKSFLDEFRTNSQMWKEFYTERDRHYPDAKIVGWYYYSPASGQPPKQNIDIHKTFFDTPGQVFLFLDRNGTPHCYQKSESGDSLIPVISSEFTGQYSPGGNCDSAGDSKPEATSNLCLKIGLKKAGLFLVFFAICVLGLMYKDLTNPIVDSSRATPIPPVETASSPADTALVSPSEDKSAEPDIDIPAILVSENTSQPEPIYYIVQKGDSLWVISEKFYGTGFKFYKILESNNIFNPRNLYAGQKLTIQPESKGSDLRP
- a CDS encoding GDSL-type esterase/lipase family protein — encoded protein: MDSNKTIVNSNKMVCLGDSITWGYPYGPEYSWVALAETALGTPMINKGINGETALDLWRRFARDVISNVPSHVFIMAGTNDASIGVSLEEFKRSILQMTAGAWEKEIRPVLGLPIPSSDRFLENNLQKYRQWLTEYSETSGVLVVDFSPAMTDLSGQINYGCYNDEVHPSKAGYRAMAGVFSEFYQNVIR
- a CDS encoding MetQ/NlpA family ABC transporter substrate-binding protein, whose protein sequence is MKKILILGAVLLLAVGSAIGCSGPEETDSASLDSQPLKIGVLFIEDNLPLFVADSENQFKQAGLNVELIPFPSAAERDAAMQAGQIDGEAADIIAACLLKKGGTDVRISSLTLGVTPEEGRFALLGSPDSDFKSPQDLAGVEIAISENTIIEYVTDKLLANEGLAKDQIKKISIPKMPIRVQMLSNNQVKAALLPDPLASLAEKQGAKVILDDTLSGINVSQVVLLFRKESVDTKKEAIRKLIQIYGDAGQDLTQNPEKYRSLLIDKAKIPEPVKDTYKAPTFSSPQVPAREDVLSVVDWMVEKELLKEPYTYEELVDESLI
- a CDS encoding ABC transporter ATP-binding protein gives rise to the protein MINTYELSLTYNQAENQVDALKDVTFNLAKGESMSIIGPSGCGKSTLLFIIAGLLKPTSGRVVIDGCEPDGPGSETALILQDYGLFPWKTVYENAGLGLKVKGYNRKEQQDIIIPILQKLGLADFMSSYPAQLSGGQRQRVGIARSLALKPKILLMDEPLSSLDALTRETLQHFILDIWREHKLTLVLVTHSIEEAVFLGKKICVMSDRPGMIKEMIPNPMMGMPGFRQQQEFHQLCSKLRRLLGVVE
- a CDS encoding Flp family type IVb pilin, producing MKLLAKLVTENSGQGLTEYGLVLGLLVVAAAGALLLAGQRVVQLYTDSNLAIPD
- a CDS encoding YkvA family protein is translated as MKKPAGFEASRRKAANLAGDLKKTTEIINRAIIKSEKQQGKIDKVRDEMDLLIKMVGAWARGEYRRVPLKTIITGLAALLYFVNPIDMIPDFLLGLGFLDDVTVIAFVFNSIRKDIGEFSQWCVDQKRQSGEIKEGNDYGLQ
- a CDS encoding late competence development ComFB family protein, which produces MAILELHNYTEKVVREVLDEVLDKKEGLCKCEQCRLDIMAIALNNLPPQYYVSQKGEVFSKLLASYMDTRIKVITEITKALLQVQKEPHHDF
- a CDS encoding DUF2197 domain-containing protein, with translation MQVKCMMCGRKEGITEEHVDYRKMQKNPKAVYICNLCMARTFHEAKEGQKPHKPM